The proteins below come from a single Immundisolibacter sp. genomic window:
- a CDS encoding error-prone DNA polymerase, with protein MVSAPLACYAELHCVSNFTFLRGASHPQELVARAAALGYAALTISDECSFSGAVRAHLAAREHGLHLIIGTEVRLVDGVRLVLLAADRHGYGDLCSLITIGRRAALKGVYRLTRAQVEVLGPGVLALLLPDEEPALEPARWLAGCFPGRAWIACELLCGPADTGRLATLEALARAVRLPLVAAGDVHMHARGRRAAQDTLTAIRLGTPLAQCGYALHPNGERHLRTREALAGIYPPELLQETLRVAARCTFSLDELRYEYPAEVVPAGLTADQHLRALTEAGAARRFADGVPDQVRALLRHELALIAELQYAHYFLTVHDIVVFARGRGILCQGRGSAANSAVCYCLGITEVDPARSQMLFERFVSKERNEPPDIDVDFEHQRREEVLQYIYDKYGRDRAGLAATLITYRPRSAVRDVGKALGLAPAQVDRLAGSMQWWDGQLDPERVREAGLDPTSPVLKRLAVLVGQLLGFPRHLSQHVGGMVIARGRLDRLVPIENAAMPERTVIQWDKDDLHTLGLMKMDCLSLGMLSAIRRGLELVSDWQGRPLALSDIPPEDPATYRMIQAADTVGVFQIESRAQMAMLPRLKPATFYDLVIEVAIVRPGPIQGGMVHPYLKRRQGLEPVDYPSEAVRGVLERTLGVPIFQEQVIQLAMVAAGFSAGEADQLRRGMAAWRRKGGLEVFERKLVDGMRARGYSEDFAQRIYAQIQGFGEYGFPESHSASFALLAYASAYLKCHYPAAFTAALLNSQPMGFYAPAQLVQDARRHGVAVLPVDATASAWDCTLERGMAGKAVLRLGLRLVKGLKETAARRIETLQQAGRLVQPRMQVAAFAAVSGHDVVAARDRDPAVITAPAQMRQTGGLQAQLPITSVPELATAAQLDRGDLEALASAGALRALAGNRHQARWQAAGVEKPAPLIVHGPEGTPMLPPPTEGQNLVADYASVGLTLGRHPLALLRARLQRQGVRTATQLRQLAHGSHARVAGIVLGRQRPGTASGVIFVTLEDETGHINIVVWERTAQAQRRPLLGARLLEVAGTVECDGDVVHLIAGRLTDRTAWLGALVTESRDFH; from the coding sequence ATGGTCTCCGCACCGCTGGCTTGCTACGCCGAACTGCATTGCGTCTCCAATTTCACCTTCCTGCGCGGTGCCTCGCATCCGCAGGAACTGGTGGCGCGCGCCGCGGCGCTTGGCTACGCCGCCCTGACCATTAGCGACGAATGTTCGTTCAGTGGTGCGGTACGAGCCCATCTGGCAGCCCGCGAGCACGGCCTCCATCTGATCATCGGCACCGAGGTGCGGCTGGTCGATGGCGTGCGACTGGTGCTGCTGGCAGCGGATCGACACGGTTACGGCGATCTTTGTTCCCTCATTACAATCGGCCGACGGGCCGCTCTCAAAGGGGTATATCGGCTCACACGCGCGCAAGTTGAGGTGCTTGGTCCCGGCGTGCTGGCCCTGCTGCTGCCGGACGAGGAACCGGCGCTGGAGCCGGCGCGCTGGCTGGCCGGGTGTTTCCCGGGCCGTGCCTGGATTGCCTGCGAGCTGCTGTGCGGGCCTGCCGATACCGGCCGACTGGCGACGCTGGAGGCGCTTGCGCGGGCCGTGCGCTTGCCGCTGGTGGCCGCTGGGGACGTGCACATGCACGCGCGTGGTCGGCGCGCTGCGCAGGACACGCTGACCGCCATTCGTCTGGGCACACCACTGGCACAGTGTGGTTACGCGCTGCACCCCAATGGCGAGCGCCACCTGCGCACGCGCGAGGCGCTGGCTGGGATCTACCCGCCCGAATTGCTGCAGGAAACCCTGCGCGTGGCGGCGCGCTGCACTTTTTCGCTGGACGAGCTGCGCTACGAGTACCCGGCTGAGGTGGTGCCAGCCGGCCTGACAGCCGACCAGCACCTGCGCGCGCTGACCGAGGCGGGGGCCGCGCGCCGCTTCGCGGACGGCGTGCCGGACCAGGTGCGCGCGCTGCTGCGGCATGAGCTGGCCCTCATCGCCGAGCTGCAATACGCGCATTACTTCCTGACCGTGCACGACATCGTGGTGTTTGCCCGCGGTCGCGGCATCCTGTGCCAGGGTCGCGGTTCGGCGGCCAACTCGGCGGTGTGCTATTGCCTTGGAATTACCGAGGTCGACCCAGCGCGCTCGCAGATGCTGTTCGAGCGTTTCGTGTCCAAAGAACGCAACGAACCGCCCGACATCGACGTCGACTTCGAGCACCAGCGCCGCGAGGAAGTGCTGCAGTACATCTACGACAAATACGGCCGCGATCGCGCCGGGCTGGCCGCTACCTTGATTACCTACCGCCCGCGCAGCGCGGTGCGCGATGTCGGCAAGGCGCTGGGTCTGGCGCCAGCGCAGGTGGATCGGCTCGCCGGCAGCATGCAGTGGTGGGATGGCCAGCTCGATCCCGAGCGCGTGCGCGAGGCCGGCCTCGACCCCACCAGCCCGGTGCTGAAGCGCCTTGCCGTGCTGGTGGGACAGCTTCTCGGCTTCCCGCGGCATTTGTCGCAGCACGTGGGTGGCATGGTCATCGCCCGGGGTCGGCTGGACCGGCTGGTGCCGATCGAGAACGCCGCCATGCCCGAGCGCACCGTCATCCAGTGGGACAAGGACGACTTGCACACGCTGGGGCTGATGAAAATGGACTGCCTGTCACTGGGCATGCTGTCGGCCATTCGCCGTGGGCTGGAACTGGTGAGCGACTGGCAGGGCCGGCCGTTGGCACTGTCTGACATCCCGCCGGAAGACCCCGCCACCTACCGCATGATCCAGGCCGCCGATACCGTGGGTGTGTTCCAGATCGAATCGCGGGCGCAGATGGCCATGCTGCCACGCCTCAAACCGGCCACCTTCTATGACCTGGTGATCGAGGTCGCCATCGTGCGGCCCGGTCCCATCCAGGGCGGCATGGTGCATCCCTATCTGAAGCGCCGGCAGGGGCTGGAGCCGGTGGACTACCCCAGCGAAGCCGTGCGCGGCGTGCTGGAGCGCACACTCGGCGTGCCGATTTTTCAGGAGCAGGTGATCCAGCTGGCCATGGTGGCGGCCGGTTTTTCCGCCGGGGAGGCCGATCAACTGCGCCGTGGCATGGCCGCCTGGCGGCGCAAGGGTGGGCTGGAAGTGTTCGAGCGAAAACTTGTCGACGGCATGCGCGCGCGTGGCTACAGCGAGGATTTTGCCCAACGTATTTACGCGCAAATCCAGGGTTTCGGCGAGTACGGCTTTCCGGAATCGCACTCGGCGAGCTTTGCCCTGCTGGCCTATGCCTCGGCCTACCTGAAGTGTCATTACCCGGCGGCCTTCACCGCCGCGCTGCTCAACAGCCAGCCGATGGGCTTCTATGCGCCGGCGCAACTGGTTCAGGACGCACGCCGCCACGGCGTTGCAGTGCTGCCGGTGGACGCCACCGCGAGCGCCTGGGACTGCACGCTCGAACGCGGTATGGCCGGCAAGGCCGTGCTGCGCCTGGGGTTGCGCCTGGTAAAGGGCCTGAAAGAAACCGCCGCCCGGCGCATTGAGACCCTGCAGCAAGCCGGCCGTCTGGTGCAGCCTCGGATGCAGGTCGCGGCATTCGCCGCTGTCAGTGGGCACGACGTTGTTGCAGCCCGCGACCGTGATCCGGCCGTCATCACGGCGCCAGCGCAGATGCGCCAGACAGGCGGCCTGCAGGCGCAGCTACCGATCACCAGCGTGCCCGAACTCGCCACCGCGGCGCAGCTGGATCGTGGCGACCTTGAGGCCCTCGCCAGCGCGGGCGCGCTGCGTGCGCTGGCCGGCAACCGCCACCAGGCGCGCTGGCAGGCGGCCGGAGTGGAAAAACCCGCGCCGCTGATCGTGCACGGGCCGGAAGGCACGCCCATGCTGCCACCGCCCACCGAAGGCCAGAATCTGGTCGCCGACTACGCCAGTGTTGGCCTCACGCTCGGTCGTCATCCGCTGGCCTTGCTGCGGGCGCGCCTGCAGCGCCAGGGCGTGCGCACCGCCACGCAATTGCGGCAGCTCGCCCACGGCAGCCACGCGCGCGTGGCCGGCATCGTGCTGGGACGGCAGCGACCTGGCACCGCCAGTGGCGTCATCTTTGTCACGCTTGAGGATGAGACCGGTCACATCAACATCGTGGTGTGGGAGCGCACCGCCCAGGCCCAGCGCCGGCCCCTGCTGGGCGCCCGCCTGCTGGAGGTCGCCGGCACGGTGGAGTGCGACGGCGACGTGGTGCACCTCATCGCCGGTCGCCTTACCGACCGCACCGCCTGGCTCGGCGCGCTGGTGACTGAGTCGCGCGATTTTCACTGA
- a CDS encoding type II toxin-antitoxin system Phd/YefM family antitoxin → MTVTVNIHQAKTQLSKLLAQAQAGEEVIIAKSGKPWAKLVPIRSDTARRPGIATGAVTDAFFEPLPEEELDAWS, encoded by the coding sequence ATGACCGTGACCGTCAACATCCACCAGGCAAAAACTCAGCTATCGAAGCTGCTGGCCCAGGCGCAGGCCGGGGAAGAAGTGATCATCGCCAAGTCCGGCAAGCCGTGGGCAAAGCTGGTGCCGATCCGCAGCGACACCGCCCGTCGCCCCGGCATCGCCACCGGTGCCGTGACGGACGCGTTTTTCGAGCCCTTGCCGGAAGAAGAACTGGACGCCTGGTCCTGA
- a CDS encoding type II toxin-antitoxin system VapC family toxin: MILDTHMFLWWLFDDVRLSVGLRTLLADPTQAVFVSSASVWEIATKHRLGKLPQAGEVAGDVPAWITRAGFAPLPISPQHAQLAGSWQHAHRDPFDRMLVAQARIEALPLATDDAVLASFGVDIVG, translated from the coding sequence GTGATTCTCGACACCCACATGTTTCTGTGGTGGCTGTTTGACGATGTGCGCTTGTCCGTTGGCCTGCGTACGCTGCTGGCCGACCCGACGCAGGCGGTGTTCGTCAGTAGCGCTTCGGTGTGGGAAATCGCCACCAAACACCGGCTCGGCAAGCTGCCGCAGGCCGGCGAGGTGGCTGGCGATGTTCCAGCCTGGATTACCCGGGCCGGGTTTGCGCCCCTGCCGATCAGCCCGCAGCACGCCCAGCTTGCCGGTAGCTGGCAGCATGCGCATCGAGACCCGTTCGACCGCATGCTGGTGGCGCAGGCCAGGATCGAGGCGCTGCCGCTCGCTACTGACGACGCCGTGCTGGCGTCCTTCGGCGTCGACATCGTAGGTTGA